A portion of the Flavobacterium limnophilum genome contains these proteins:
- a CDS encoding ATP-binding protein has protein sequence MNVLLEQSERLTAITKLDFKRYLFDFIQWDSRLIGIKGARGTGKTTLLLQWIKEQNLATEKAAYFSLDDLYFTEHSLKDTVAQFYKNGGIILALDEVHKYKNWSVEIKNVHDFFPDLKIIFTGSSIIDISKQEGDLSRRALMYELPGLSYREYLSMRGIIDLPILRLEDLLFDSRAVKKNIPVGFRPLEHFSHYLNYGYYPFGLVDSSSVHQRINQLIRTIVEMDMAELKDFDIRNAKKLLQLVYVIAQQVPFKPNITGLAAKIGIHRNSLNNYLHYLEQAKILSLLFSAGNSTAVLQKPEKIFLNNSTLLSALAEQQPNIGTVRETFFLSQLLPLHKVQLPQKGDFFVNGKYTFEVGGRGKGQKQLEDMENAWVVKDDIEFPMLKTIPLWMFGMLY, from the coding sequence ATGAATGTATTATTAGAACAGTCGGAACGCTTAACAGCTATTACCAAGCTTGATTTTAAGCGGTATTTATTTGATTTCATTCAATGGGATAGTCGTTTGATTGGTATAAAAGGCGCAAGGGGGACTGGTAAAACAACGCTTTTGCTGCAATGGATCAAAGAACAAAACCTGGCCACGGAGAAAGCGGCCTATTTTTCGTTGGATGATTTGTACTTTACGGAACATTCCCTGAAAGATACCGTTGCCCAGTTTTATAAAAATGGGGGCATTATTTTGGCCTTGGATGAAGTGCACAAATACAAAAATTGGTCAGTGGAGATTAAAAATGTGCATGATTTCTTTCCCGATTTAAAAATTATTTTCACGGGATCTTCCATAATTGACATTTCCAAGCAAGAAGGTGATTTGAGCAGAAGAGCCTTGATGTATGAGCTGCCGGGATTGTCCTACCGAGAGTATTTGTCGATGCGGGGTATTATTGATCTCCCCATACTAAGATTGGAAGATTTGCTTTTTGACAGTAGGGCAGTTAAAAAGAATATTCCCGTCGGTTTTCGTCCATTAGAACATTTTAGCCATTACTTGAACTATGGTTATTACCCTTTTGGACTGGTTGACAGTTCTTCCGTTCACCAACGCATCAATCAATTGATACGGACTATCGTGGAAATGGACATGGCCGAACTGAAAGATTTTGATATTCGCAATGCCAAGAAGTTGTTACAGCTGGTTTACGTGATTGCGCAACAAGTCCCTTTTAAGCCCAATATAACCGGTCTGGCTGCCAAAATAGGAATTCACAGAAATTCATTGAATAATTATTTGCATTATTTGGAGCAAGCCAAAATACTATCCTTGTTGTTTTCGGCAGGCAACAGTACGGCAGTGCTGCAAAAGCCGGAAAAAATATTCCTGAACAACAGCACTTTGTTGTCGGCCCTTGCTGAACAGCAACCCAATATTGGGACGGTGCGCGAGACTTTTTTTCTTTCACAATTGCTGCCCTTGCATAAAGTGCAGTTGCCCCAAAAGGGTGATTTTTTTGTCAATGGGAAATATACCTTTGAAGTGGGCGGTAGAGGGAAGGGACAAAAGCAACTTGAGGATATGGAAAATGCTTGGGTGGTAAAAGATGACATAGAGTTTCCAATGTTGAAAACGATACCCCTTTGGATGTTTGGGATGTTGTATTGA